DNA from Aliarcobacter butzleri:
TATTTTTGATATGAGTCTTCCTTGGGCCGCAGAACTTACTAATTATCTTTTCATTTGGGCAGCTCTTTTTGGTGCTGCTTATGGATTTAAACAAGGTGCGCACATCTCTATTACATTGTTAATAGAGAAGTGCTCTCCTGCTGTTATGAAAGGATTTTTGATTTTTGCAAGTTTATTATCTATTGCGTATTTGCTTTTAATCTCATACTTTGGGTATGAGCTTGTATTGTTCCTTATGGATTTCGGTGAAATAAATGTAGATTTACAAGTTCCTATGTGGATACCACAATTAGTTATACCGATTGCATTTTTACTTGCAGCGTATAGAGTTTTTGAAAAACTTATTGAACTTTATAGAACTGATGCTGATAAAATTAAACTATTTAGTGAGCATGAAGCCATTTTAGAAGAAATTAAAGGAGAAAAATAGTTATGGTTATAGCTACACTTTTTATTTTACTTTTTGGCTTAATGCTAATAGGAGTTCCTGTTGCAGTAGCACTTGGGGCTAGTACATTAGTTTCAGCATTTTTATTCACAAATTTAGATTTAATGGGAACAGCTTCTCATATTTTTGATGGATTAAATAAGTATACTCTTATGGCAATTCCTATGTTTGTTTTAGCAGGTTCACTACTATCAAAAGGAAGTGCCGCAACTAGAATTATTAATTTTGCAAAAAGTTTAGTTGGACATTTACCAGGTGGTTTACCAATTGCAGCTATTTTAGCATCAATTATATTTGCAGCTATTAGTGGAAGTTCTCCTGCAACAGTTGCTGCTATTGGTTCTGTTATGTATGGAGCTATCAAACAAGCTGGATATAATGAGCAATTTGCTATTGGAACAATCACAACTTCTGGAACTTTAGGTATCTTAATTCCACCTTCAGTTGTATTTATCGTGTATGGTGTAAGTGCTGATGAGTCTATTGGAAAACTATTCATGGCAGGAGTAATTCCTGGTCTTATGATAGGTGGAATGATGATGATAGCGACATATATTCTAGCTAGAAAAAATGGTTTTAAAGCTGGAAAAATGGCTAGTCTTAAAGAAATAGTTATTGCTTTTAAAGAATCATTTTGGGCATTATTAATTATTTTTGTTGTTATTGGTGGAATCTATGGTGGAATATTTACACCAACTGAAGCTGGTGCTGTAAGTGTTATGTATGCATTTTTTATCTCTTTCTTTGTATATAAAGATATAAAAATGAAAGATTTACATAAAATTGCATTAGATTCAGCACAAACAAGTTCTATGATTTTCTTTATCATTGCAAATGCTATGATTTTTGCACACTTTTTAACAGATGAGCAAATTCCTCAACAAATTACTCAAATGATAATAGAAGCAGATGTAAGTCCTTTAATGTTCTTGCTTATTGTAAATATTTTACTTTTAGTAATGGGACAATTTATGGAACCTAGTTCTGTTGTAATGATAACAGTTCCTTTATTGCTTCCAATTGGGATTGCTTTAGGAATTGATCCTATTCATCTTGGTGTTATCATGGTTGTAAATATGGAAATAGGTATGCTTACTCCACCTGTCGGATTAAATTTATTCGTCGCAAGTGGAATAACAGGATTGAGTATGGGACAAGTTATAAAAGCTTCATTACCAATGACAGTAGTTTTATTAATTGGATTAATGTTGATAACTTATATTCCAGCAATTTCTCTTTGGCTTCCAAATTTAATGTTTGGATAAGAAAGTAAGGGTTTATCTCTTACTTTTTAAAAACTGCTTTTAGGAATATGAATAGAGAATTTAGCTCCTTTATTCGTATTTTCTACTTTTAGATTTCCTTTCATATTTTTTTCAACTATTATTTTTGACATATAAAGACCTATTCCTGTTCCATTACTATTCTCTTTTGTAGTAAAATATGGTTCAAATATTTTACTTTTTGGTTCAACAAATACTCCTCCACCATTATCTTCTATATTTAAAATTACATAATTTGTATCTTCATTTGCTGTTAGTTTTATTAGAGGATTTTTTATCTCTTTATCAATTAAAACATCTTTTGCATTATTTAAAATATTTAGAACAACTTGTTTATACTCATTTAAATAAGAGATTATTTTAAGATCTTTATCTATATTTATTTCTATTTTTATGTTGTAGTTATCTAAAGTACTTGAAATAATATTAATTACTAATTGAACTTCTTTTAATAAATTAAACTCTTCTTTCTCTTTTTTAGGTATAAAAAAATTTCTAAAGTCATCTATTGTATGAGACATAAATTCTAAAACTCTATCTGCTTCTTGTGATTTTTTTTCCATAGTTTCTTTATCAAGAGCATTTATACTATATTTAAATTTTATGAACATTAATATAGAAGATAGTTCACTTAGTGGTTGTCTCCACTGATGTGCTATGTTTGAAATCATCTCTCCTAAAGCTATAAATTTTGATTTTTGAACTAAAAGTTGTTCTTTTTCTCTATTTTTTTCAATTTCTTCTTTTACTTTTTCTTCTAAAAATTGATTTAATTCTTCTAATTCTTTTGCATTTGCTTTTACTTTTTTTTCATAATTCATTAAAGTTAAATCAATTTTTTGTGAAATTGCTATTGAAATTAAAATTGCAATCGATAAAAACATCAAAAATAGTATTATGTTTTGAGCAACTTGATTTTTTACTTTTTTTTGTAAATCTTGTCTTTTTATCTCTATTTCATTTTCAATATCATCGGTATATATTCCAGCAGAAATTATCCAATTCCATTTTTCATAATATTTGAAATATGAGAGTTTGTGCTTTGATTCATTAGAATCAGGTTTTTTATAAGCATATTGTGTATATGATTCACCAGTTTCTCTTATATCTTTTAAAAACTCTTCTCTAAACTTTTTCCCATCAGCATCTTTATAATTAGTTGATATTAATTGTCCAACTAAATCTGGTCTATTCGGATTTACAACAAGTATTGCAAAATTATCACCACCTTGCATATTTTTAACTTCATAAACAAAAAAATAGTTGCTTTTATTTTCTTCAAAAGTTACATTATTTAATAGTTTTATTGCTTCAGCTTTTTCTTGTTCGTCAGTTAAATTTGATTTGTTAGTGTTGTAATTTAATATATCAAATATTGTATTTATCTCTTTTTTTAGAGTTATTCTTTTATTTAAATAATATTCTTCAACAAATTTATTCATTTCTATTTCAAAATCATCATAAGTATTATTTACATAAAAATAAGATATTGCAAATATCATTGAAGACATTATTACAATAAAGGTAAATATTATACTTTTTGATAAATTATTTTCCATTGATAAATTCAAAATAAACCCTTAATTAGCATTATTTTGTTATCATAACATATGTTTTCTAATAAGGATTTTTATAATATGCAAAAAAATTTTATAAATAAACTTAGTGCTTTTTGTGTTCTTTATGTTGAAGATGAAAATGGTATTAGAAGTAATATAGAAGAGATATTAAAACACCTTTTTAAAGAAGTTTTGAGTGCTACTGATGTAAATGAAGCATATAATAAATATTTACAAAATAAACCAGATTTAATCATAACTGATATAAAAATGAAAGATAAAACAGGAATTGAATTACTTAAAAAAATTAGAGAAACAGATTCTAAAATAAGGATTATTATCACTTCTGCATATACTGATTTGGATTATTTATTAGAAGCTACTGAGCTACATCTAATAAAATATATTGTCAAACCAATAACAAATGATAAACTTATGGAAGCTTTAGAATCTTTTGTAAAATCTTATGATGAAAATAAAATATATAATCTTGATCAAAATTGGATTTTTGACTCAAGTAAATCTAGTGTTTCAAATGGAAAAGAGGACTTTATTCTTACAAAAAAAGAGTCGGCTTTTTTAAAGTTACTTATTACTAAAAATAGAATAATTACTTATGAAGAACTTGAAAATTCAGTTTGGGATGATGATTCTATTATGACGGCAAATGCAATGAGATTATTTATTAAAAATTTAAGAAAAAAATTACCTGACAATTTTTTGAAGAATATGCAAGGAATAGGTTATTATCATAATATAAGAGATAAAAACACTTAAGATTAAGTGTTTTATCTTTTATAATAATTTATCTTTTGAAATAATAACTCCATCATTATCAGCATAAAGATAATCTCCACTATTAAAAGTTACTCCTCCAAAATTTAATTCTATATCTCTAAAAGATTCTGTTTTCTCAAAATTTCTTAAAGGACAAGTTCCTATTGCAAAAAGACCAACATCAATATTTTTTGTTTCATCTATATCTCTTACATATCCGTTTAAAATAATTGCTCTCCAATTATTGTTTTTTGCAAATGTCATTAATTTATCTCCAACAACTCCAAAAAATTCTTCACTATTATCAACAACTACGATTTTTCCTTCACCATCTTCATCTCTTAACATTTCAAGTAATTGCCAATTGCTTTTGTCAAGTTTTAAAGTTACTATTTGTCCTGAAAATTCTTTTAATCCACCATAATTCTTAAATTTTGCAGATAGAACTTCTATTTTTTTTTCTCTATTATTGTCGCATAAGTCTGCTGTTTGTGTATTCATAATATTTCCTTATTTGCTAGATAGTTATAAGTAATATATTAATAAAAAGAAATGTATAAAAAGTGTATAAATTAAATTAATATTAAAAAAAAATATTAATTTAATAAAATAAGTAAAAATATAATATTTGAATAATTAAAATAAAAAAAGGATTTTCAATTAAACCAATTAATTTGTTCTCTTAGATTAACAACTTCGCCTATTACAATCATAACTGGTGTTGGTAAATCTTTTGATTTTTCAACAATATCTTCTAAAGTTCCAACAACAACTTTTTGTTGAGTTGTTGTGCCTTTTGATATTACTGCACATGGATAATCTTTTCTTTTTCCTAAGCTTAAAAGTTTTGAAGAAATTATTTCAATATTATGGTATCCCATTAAAAAAATAATTGTTTCATCATTTAAAAAAGTTTCCCACTCAATTTGAGATATTTTTTTCTTTGGATTTTCATGTCCTGTTACAACTCTAAATGATGTAGTAAGTCCTCTATGAGTTACAGGTATTCCTGCATATGCTGGAACAGCGATTGCTGAAGTAATTCCAGGTATGATTTCAAACTTTATTCCTCTTTGTCTTAAATAAAGAGCCTCTTCAGCTCCTCTTCCAAAAACAAAAGGATCTCCACCT
Protein-coding regions in this window:
- the rraA gene encoding ribonuclease E activity regulator RraA produces the protein MNTQTADLCDNNREKKIEVLSAKFKNYGGLKEFSGQIVTLKLDKSNWQLLEMLRDEDGEGKIVVVDNSEEFFGVVGDKLMTFAKNNNWRAIILNGYVRDIDETKNIDVGLFAIGTCPLRNFEKTESFRDIELNFGGVTFNSGDYLYADNDGVIISKDKLL
- a CDS encoding TRAP transporter small permease codes for the protein MKKLFSILDIIVGTINQTIAVYGMILGVLLAFINVVLRYIFDMSLPWAAELTNYLFIWAALFGAAYGFKQGAHISITLLIEKCSPAVMKGFLIFASLLSIAYLLLISYFGYELVLFLMDFGEINVDLQVPMWIPQLVIPIAFLLAAYRVFEKLIELYRTDADKIKLFSEHEAILEEIKGEK
- a CDS encoding response regulator transcription factor, with amino-acid sequence MQKNFINKLSAFCVLYVEDENGIRSNIEEILKHLFKEVLSATDVNEAYNKYLQNKPDLIITDIKMKDKTGIELLKKIRETDSKIRIIITSAYTDLDYLLEATELHLIKYIVKPITNDKLMEALESFVKSYDENKIYNLDQNWIFDSSKSSVSNGKEDFILTKKESAFLKLLITKNRIITYEELENSVWDDDSIMTANAMRLFIKNLRKKLPDNFLKNMQGIGYYHNIRDKNT
- the cobA gene encoding uroporphyrinogen-III C-methyltransferase gives rise to the protein MPKVYLTGAGPGDVELLTVKAVKAIQNADILIYDRLVNPEILELAKKECELIYVGKEDKKHTLPQEDINELIYQASLKYENVVRLKGGDPFVFGRGAEEALYLRQRGIKFEIIPGITSAIAVPAYAGIPVTHRGLTTSFRVVTGHENPKKKISQIEWETFLNDETIIFLMGYHNIEIISSKLLSLGKRKDYPCAVISKGTTTQQKVVVGTLEDIVEKSKDLPTPVMIVIGEVVNLREQINWFN
- a CDS encoding TRAP transporter large permease, with product MVIATLFILLFGLMLIGVPVAVALGASTLVSAFLFTNLDLMGTASHIFDGLNKYTLMAIPMFVLAGSLLSKGSAATRIINFAKSLVGHLPGGLPIAAILASIIFAAISGSSPATVAAIGSVMYGAIKQAGYNEQFAIGTITTSGTLGILIPPSVVFIVYGVSADESIGKLFMAGVIPGLMIGGMMMIATYILARKNGFKAGKMASLKEIVIAFKESFWALLIIFVVIGGIYGGIFTPTEAGAVSVMYAFFISFFVYKDIKMKDLHKIALDSAQTSSMIFFIIANAMIFAHFLTDEQIPQQITQMIIEADVSPLMFLLIVNILLLVMGQFMEPSSVVMITVPLLLPIGIALGIDPIHLGVIMVVNMEIGMLTPPVGLNLFVASGITGLSMGQVIKASLPMTVVLLIGLMLITYIPAISLWLPNLMFG
- a CDS encoding cache domain-containing protein; amino-acid sequence: MNLSMENNLSKSIIFTFIVIMSSMIFAISYFYVNNTYDDFEIEMNKFVEEYYLNKRITLKKEINTIFDILNYNTNKSNLTDEQEKAEAIKLLNNVTFEENKSNYFFVYEVKNMQGGDNFAILVVNPNRPDLVGQLISTNYKDADGKKFREEFLKDIRETGESYTQYAYKKPDSNESKHKLSYFKYYEKWNWIISAGIYTDDIENEIEIKRQDLQKKVKNQVAQNIILFLMFLSIAILISIAISQKIDLTLMNYEKKVKANAKELEELNQFLEEKVKEEIEKNREKEQLLVQKSKFIALGEMISNIAHQWRQPLSELSSILMFIKFKYSINALDKETMEKKSQEADRVLEFMSHTIDDFRNFFIPKKEKEEFNLLKEVQLVINIISSTLDNYNIKIEINIDKDLKIISYLNEYKQVVLNILNNAKDVLIDKEIKNPLIKLTANEDTNYVILNIEDNGGGVFVEPKSKIFEPYFTTKENSNGTGIGLYMSKIIVEKNMKGNLKVENTNKGAKFSIHIPKSSF